A stretch of Microbulbifer sp. SAOS-129_SWC DNA encodes these proteins:
- a CDS encoding DUF4381 domain-containing protein, producing the protein MTGLPRQQSQPAQQPSPQEQKLLAQLHDIHQPAPVSWWPPAPGWWALAALVLAVIAAGLLWMQRRRQRRARNLYRVEATRLLRAVETDRADATQQINEILKRVAVTSFGRAHCGNLTGERWLNFLHRSAAVDCPAAVRSALLEHLYRTDHPDPEATEALRDFALRWVETHQLERPRQSQAAVEATGV; encoded by the coding sequence GTGACCGGACTCCCCAGACAACAGAGCCAACCGGCGCAGCAGCCGTCACCGCAGGAGCAGAAACTGCTGGCGCAGCTGCACGATATTCACCAACCGGCCCCCGTCAGCTGGTGGCCGCCGGCACCGGGCTGGTGGGCGCTGGCCGCTCTGGTATTGGCAGTGATCGCCGCAGGCCTGCTGTGGATGCAGCGGCGCCGACAGCGCCGCGCCCGCAACCTCTACCGGGTCGAAGCCACAAGGCTGCTGCGCGCCGTGGAAACCGACCGTGCCGACGCGACCCAACAGATCAATGAAATCCTCAAGCGGGTGGCGGTCACCAGCTTCGGACGCGCCCACTGCGGCAACCTGACCGGCGAGCGCTGGCTCAATTTCCTCCACCGCAGCGCCGCGGTCGACTGTCCGGCGGCCGTGCGCAGCGCGCTACTCGAGCACCTGTACCGCACCGACCACCCCGATCCCGAGGCCACTGAGGCGCTGCGCGACTTTGCGCTGCGCTGGGTCGAAACCCACCAACTGGAGCGCCCGCGACAATCACAGGCAGCAGTGGAGGCGACCGGTGTTTGA
- a CDS encoding DUF58 domain-containing protein: MPDNTALTELEISGAYPQVEPLVRLRHVARQLQLFKPRLAKSNQAGGLLTRYRGRGMNFEEVRDYQPGDDVRSIDWRVTARTGKTHTKLYQEERERPVVILLDLRSPMFFGSRRAFKSVAASGIAAALGWAGLQHSDRIGAMLFTDDDIETVRPRRSHHSVLAMIHGMVERAGALQSPVATNGSQSLKLLLEEARRIARPGSALFLVSDCHDLDDSCAQPLYLLSRHADVQIVRVSDPLEQHLPQQSLTVSDGQQRTFLNGDNRPLREHFAEHQAEARRAVEQLCRRHRLPLLDIDNTQPLVPALLAYYGARQQKHRRRTQ; the protein is encoded by the coding sequence ATGCCAGACAACACCGCCCTTACAGAACTGGAAATATCCGGCGCCTATCCGCAGGTGGAGCCACTGGTGCGACTACGCCATGTCGCGCGCCAGCTGCAACTGTTCAAACCGCGCCTGGCCAAAAGCAACCAGGCCGGCGGCCTGCTGACGCGCTACCGCGGCCGCGGCATGAACTTCGAAGAGGTGCGCGACTACCAGCCCGGCGACGACGTGCGCTCGATCGACTGGCGCGTAACCGCACGCACCGGCAAGACCCACACCAAGCTGTACCAGGAAGAACGCGAGCGTCCGGTGGTGATCCTGCTCGACCTGCGCTCGCCGATGTTTTTCGGCAGCCGCCGCGCGTTCAAGTCCGTGGCGGCCAGCGGTATCGCCGCGGCCCTCGGCTGGGCCGGCCTGCAGCACAGCGACCGGATCGGCGCCATGCTGTTCACCGATGACGATATCGAAACCGTGCGCCCGCGCCGTAGCCACCACTCGGTACTGGCGATGATTCACGGCATGGTCGAGCGCGCCGGCGCCCTGCAGAGCCCGGTGGCCACCAACGGTAGCCAATCGCTCAAGCTGCTGCTGGAGGAAGCACGCCGCATCGCGCGCCCGGGCAGCGCCCTGTTCCTGGTCAGCGACTGCCACGATCTCGACGACAGCTGCGCACAACCCCTGTACCTGCTGTCGCGCCACGCCGACGTGCAGATAGTGCGCGTCAGCGATCCGCTCGAGCAGCACCTTCCGCAGCAGTCCCTGACCGTCAGCGATGGCCAGCAGCGCACTTTCCTCAACGGCGACAACCGGCCGCTGCGCGAACATTTCGCCGAGCACCAGGCCGAGGCGCGGCGTGCAGTGGAGCAGCTGTGCCGCCGTCACCGGCTGCCGCTGCTGGATATCGACAACACCCAGCCACTGGTACCGGCGCTGCTGGCCTACTACGGCGCACGCCAGCAGAAACACCGGAGGCGCACGCAGTGA
- a CDS encoding MoxR family ATPase has protein sequence MEPNQNIREQLVSLGEWLEQQIIGQETLVNRILIALLADGHLLVEGAPGLAKTKAIKTLGEAIEGDFHRVQFTPDLLPADITGTDIYRPETGEFHFQPGPVFHNLVLADEINRAPAKVQSALLEAMAERQISVGRKTYPLPELFLVMATQNPIEQEGTYPLPEAQLDRFLMQVNLAYPGAEAEAKILRLARSEASLGENRPSHIISQDIIFRARQQILEMQMVEAVETYTVQLVIATREPAKYDSELASWLDFGASPRATIALDRCARARAWLSGRDYVTPDDVMDVAPDILRHRLLLSFEAEAAGVTADQVIQRLLQQVPAI, from the coding sequence ATGGAACCAAACCAGAATATCCGGGAGCAGTTGGTCTCCCTGGGAGAGTGGCTGGAACAACAGATCATCGGCCAGGAAACCCTGGTCAATCGGATCCTGATTGCCCTGCTGGCGGACGGCCACCTGCTGGTGGAGGGCGCCCCGGGGCTCGCCAAAACCAAGGCGATCAAGACTCTGGGTGAGGCTATTGAAGGTGATTTCCATCGCGTCCAATTTACGCCGGATCTATTGCCGGCGGATATTACCGGCACCGATATCTACCGACCGGAGACCGGAGAGTTCCATTTTCAGCCCGGGCCCGTGTTCCACAACCTGGTATTGGCCGATGAAATCAACCGCGCGCCGGCCAAAGTGCAGTCGGCGCTGCTGGAAGCCATGGCGGAGCGGCAGATCAGTGTAGGCCGCAAAACCTATCCGCTGCCGGAATTATTCCTGGTGATGGCAACACAAAACCCGATAGAACAAGAAGGGACTTATCCGCTGCCAGAGGCACAATTGGATAGGTTCCTCATGCAGGTGAATCTTGCCTATCCCGGTGCCGAGGCGGAAGCTAAAATTTTGCGCCTGGCCAGATCCGAGGCCAGCCTTGGCGAAAATCGCCCTTCCCACATTATCAGTCAGGACATCATTTTCCGCGCCCGCCAGCAGATTCTGGAGATGCAGATGGTCGAGGCGGTGGAGACCTATACTGTCCAACTTGTCATTGCTACACGGGAGCCGGCGAAGTATGACAGCGAGCTGGCGTCCTGGCTAGATTTTGGCGCCAGCCCGCGCGCCACGATTGCACTGGATCGCTGCGCCCGCGCCCGCGCCTGGCTCTCCGGGCGCGACTATGTCACCCCCGACGACGTGATGGACGTGGCGCCGGATATCCTGCGCCACCGCCTGCTGCTCAGCTTTGAGGCCGAGGCCGCCGGCGTCACCGCCGACCAGGTGATCCAGCGCCTGCTGCAGCAGGTACCGGCGATTTAA
- a CDS encoding NAD-glutamate dehydrogenase, with amino-acid sequence MATVITDSREELVAQVSALIREKLAGEAEPVVAFAEQFLHQYPLEDLAGRRLVDVYGCIYSWWDFIQQRPGDKPKVRVFNPRLEDDGWECSHTVVGVLQRDMPFLVDSVRIEINRRDTVIHSIKSTVMRLQRDKRGRLQQLFPRHLEVDEEDSAICGEALIYIEVNLDTSARHAADLAAALQDVLGEAELVVDDYVPMLDACSAIEDQLHIGLAGAGLDETDPNLQEAAAFLQWMRDGNYTFLGYREYEFSQQGEKKVLREVDERRLGIFKKLEEPAEPTAEAAFNEGKQRFYQGPNFLTFAKSSVKSRVHRAAYSDYVTVKRYSPDGEVIGESAFMGLYTSPVYTESPVKIPIIRRKMASVLESSGLSPHSHDGKALRRILDTFPRDELFQSSTQELFHTVMGVLSMNERAHIRLFMRRDPFGKFVTATVYVPREQFSSSVREEICAHIARAINAKESDFTTYFSESILARVHFVFRVSPSEPVDIDVAQLEAQIVDITRSWEDVFQKSLIESHGEEEGSRLYSIYGRAFPAGYREDFEPRIAVQDVAAIRDLDADNRVAMSFYQPVGAAPGSLRFKVFNWGAGLTLSDVIPVLEHLGLRVIGEYPYAIRPHRDTAVWMHEFHLEFGLPTRVDAQASRGLFQDAFAAIWSGTAESDGFNRLVLAARLNWREVSMLRAYARYLKQTKFSASQPYIASTLANHVEITRNLVALFRAMFDPRISATKSDSNTRVERLIKKIHEGLDAVDNLNEDQVLRRYLELILATLRTNYFQTGAGDQPKDYISIKFSPRNIPGIPEPRPQFEIFVYSPRVEGVHLRGGKVARGGLRWSDRLEDFRTEILGLVKAQNVKNAVIVPAGAKGGFVVRKPPKDGSREAMMEAGIACYQTFIRGLLDITDNLEDGAVVPPELVVRRDEDDPYLVVAADKGTATFSDIANGIAAEYGFWLGDAFASGGSQGYDHKKMGITARGAWVSVQRHFREMGVDVQAEDFSVIGIGDMAGDVFGNGMLLSEHICLKAAFNHLHIFVDPNPDAAASFAERQRLFEMPRSSWTDYNKKLISKGGGIFERRAKSIKITPEMKAAFGIEADQLNPNELISALLRAPVDLIWNGGIGTYVKASSESQSEVGDKSNDNLRVDGRELRARVFGEGGNLGMTQRGRIEFALNGGRCNTDFIDNAGGVDCSDHEVNIKILLNKVVANGDLTDKQRNQLLEEMTDSVADLVLHNNYDQTRALSMAEYQVGERLDEYRRTINALEGEGRLNRALEFIPDNEQISERQNKGQNLTRPELSVLISYVKVKLKEGLLAAEITDNAYVQESVESAFPQELVARYHDMVYDHPLRRQIVSTQVANEMVNNMGITFYDRISGATGADINAVAAAYISARDVYLMDEFQEQVAALDYKVPASLQLELTSSMIGRVRRASRWFVRNRRGELDPAHNRDMFQDSVQRVIKALPDVLSGEPLQEWESRYRSLQEAQVPEKMALLAASPTYLYSALGISESAHVSARPVEEVASIYFRLADTLDLHWFGNRIIDLPVESFWQAQARETSMDDLDNQLSSLAVNILRLAGDAGLDVDGAMLRWGAIMAPAIQRWISLLTELKAAPVGDFAMFTVALRELMYLANATADRESLAE; translated from the coding sequence ATGGCGACGGTGATTACCGATAGCCGCGAGGAGTTGGTGGCGCAGGTCAGCGCGCTGATCCGCGAAAAGCTGGCGGGGGAGGCAGAGCCCGTGGTGGCGTTTGCCGAGCAGTTTCTGCACCAGTACCCGCTGGAGGATCTGGCCGGGCGACGGCTGGTGGATGTCTACGGCTGTATCTACAGCTGGTGGGACTTTATCCAGCAGCGTCCCGGCGACAAGCCCAAGGTGCGGGTATTCAACCCTCGCCTCGAGGACGATGGCTGGGAGTGCTCGCACACCGTGGTCGGCGTACTGCAGCGGGATATGCCGTTTCTGGTGGATTCGGTACGCATCGAGATCAACCGCCGTGATACGGTGATTCACTCGATCAAGAGTACGGTGATGCGGCTGCAGCGCGACAAGCGCGGGCGCCTCCAGCAGCTGTTTCCGCGGCACCTGGAAGTCGATGAGGAAGACAGCGCCATCTGCGGTGAAGCGTTGATCTACATCGAGGTCAACCTGGACACCTCCGCAAGGCACGCCGCCGATCTGGCGGCGGCACTCCAGGATGTCCTCGGCGAAGCCGAACTGGTGGTCGACGACTATGTGCCGATGTTGGATGCCTGCAGCGCGATCGAGGACCAGCTGCATATCGGCCTCGCCGGTGCGGGGCTCGACGAAACCGATCCCAATCTGCAGGAGGCCGCAGCCTTCCTGCAGTGGATGCGCGACGGCAACTACACCTTCCTCGGTTACCGCGAATATGAGTTCTCCCAGCAGGGAGAGAAGAAAGTTCTGCGCGAGGTGGATGAGCGCCGCCTGGGTATCTTCAAGAAACTCGAAGAGCCGGCCGAGCCGACCGCGGAAGCCGCCTTCAACGAGGGCAAGCAGCGCTTCTACCAGGGGCCCAACTTCCTCACCTTTGCCAAGTCTTCGGTGAAATCCCGCGTGCACCGCGCAGCCTATTCGGACTATGTCACCGTCAAGCGCTATTCGCCCGATGGTGAGGTGATCGGTGAGTCCGCGTTTATGGGCCTGTACACATCGCCGGTGTACACCGAGAGCCCGGTCAAGATCCCGATCATCCGTCGCAAGATGGCCTCGGTGCTGGAATCCAGCGGCCTGTCGCCGCACAGCCACGACGGCAAAGCGCTGCGCCGTATTCTGGATACCTTCCCGCGGGATGAACTGTTCCAGAGCAGCACCCAGGAGTTGTTCCATACCGTGATGGGTGTGCTCAGCATGAACGAGCGCGCGCATATCCGCCTGTTCATGCGCCGCGATCCATTCGGCAAGTTTGTTACCGCTACGGTGTATGTACCGCGGGAGCAGTTCAGCAGTAGCGTGCGCGAGGAGATCTGTGCGCATATAGCCAGGGCCATCAATGCCAAGGAATCCGATTTCACCACCTACTTTTCCGAATCCATCCTCGCCCGGGTGCACTTCGTGTTCCGCGTTTCCCCCAGCGAGCCGGTGGATATTGACGTAGCGCAGTTGGAGGCGCAGATAGTGGATATCACCCGCTCCTGGGAAGACGTTTTCCAGAAATCCCTGATCGAAAGTCACGGCGAGGAAGAGGGCAGCCGCCTCTACAGTATCTACGGGCGCGCCTTCCCGGCCGGCTATCGCGAAGACTTCGAACCCCGTATCGCCGTGCAGGACGTGGCCGCCATCCGCGACCTGGATGCAGACAACCGCGTGGCGATGAGCTTTTACCAGCCGGTGGGCGCGGCGCCGGGCAGCCTGCGCTTCAAGGTGTTTAATTGGGGCGCGGGCCTGACCCTGTCCGACGTGATCCCGGTGCTCGAGCACCTGGGCCTGCGCGTCATCGGCGAATACCCCTATGCGATCCGCCCGCACCGCGACACGGCCGTGTGGATGCATGAATTCCACCTCGAGTTCGGTCTGCCCACCCGCGTCGACGCCCAGGCTTCCCGTGGCCTGTTCCAGGATGCATTCGCGGCGATCTGGAGTGGTACCGCGGAGAGTGACGGCTTCAACCGCCTGGTGCTGGCCGCGCGCCTGAACTGGCGCGAGGTGTCGATGCTGCGCGCCTATGCCCGCTACCTGAAGCAGACCAAGTTCAGTGCCAGCCAGCCGTATATCGCCTCAACGCTCGCCAACCACGTGGAGATCACCCGCAACCTGGTAGCGCTGTTCCGTGCCATGTTTGATCCGCGTATCAGTGCCACCAAGAGCGACAGCAATACCCGGGTCGAGCGATTGATCAAGAAGATTCACGAGGGCCTGGATGCGGTCGACAACCTGAACGAAGACCAGGTGTTGCGCCGCTACCTGGAGCTGATCCTGGCCACGTTGCGGACCAACTATTTCCAGACCGGTGCCGGCGACCAGCCCAAGGATTACATCTCGATCAAATTCAGCCCGCGCAATATTCCCGGCATCCCCGAGCCGCGGCCGCAGTTCGAGATTTTCGTCTACTCGCCACGGGTCGAGGGCGTGCACCTGCGCGGCGGCAAGGTTGCCCGCGGCGGTTTGCGCTGGTCCGACCGCCTGGAGGATTTCCGCACCGAGATCCTCGGCCTGGTGAAGGCGCAGAACGTCAAGAACGCGGTCATCGTACCCGCCGGAGCCAAGGGCGGCTTCGTCGTGCGCAAGCCGCCGAAGGACGGCAGCCGCGAGGCAATGATGGAGGCGGGTATTGCCTGCTACCAGACGTTTATCCGCGGCCTGCTGGATATCACCGACAACCTCGAGGACGGTGCGGTTGTGCCGCCGGAGTTGGTCGTGCGCCGCGATGAAGACGATCCCTATCTGGTGGTGGCCGCGGACAAGGGGACGGCGACATTTTCCGATATCGCCAACGGCATTGCCGCCGAGTACGGTTTCTGGCTCGGTGACGCTTTCGCTTCCGGCGGCAGCCAGGGCTACGATCACAAGAAAATGGGTATTACCGCCCGCGGTGCCTGGGTATCGGTGCAGCGCCATTTCCGCGAAATGGGCGTCGATGTACAGGCCGAGGATTTCTCCGTGATTGGCATCGGCGATATGGCCGGCGATGTGTTCGGCAACGGCATGCTGTTGTCGGAACATATCTGCCTGAAGGCGGCGTTCAACCACCTGCATATCTTCGTTGATCCGAATCCAGATGCAGCGGCGAGTTTCGCCGAGCGCCAGCGCCTGTTCGAGATGCCGCGCTCATCCTGGACCGACTACAACAAGAAGCTGATCTCCAAAGGGGGCGGCATCTTCGAGCGCCGCGCCAAGTCGATCAAGATTACGCCGGAAATGAAGGCCGCCTTCGGTATCGAAGCCGACCAGCTCAACCCCAATGAACTGATCAGCGCACTGCTGCGCGCGCCGGTGGACCTGATCTGGAACGGTGGCATCGGCACCTATGTCAAGGCCAGCAGCGAGTCCCAGAGCGAAGTGGGGGACAAGTCCAACGACAACCTGCGCGTCGACGGCCGCGAGCTGCGCGCCCGGGTGTTCGGCGAGGGCGGCAACCTGGGCATGACCCAGCGCGGGCGCATCGAGTTCGCCCTGAACGGCGGCCGCTGTAACACCGACTTTATCGATAACGCCGGTGGCGTGGACTGCTCCGACCACGAGGTGAATATCAAGATTCTCCTCAACAAGGTGGTCGCCAACGGCGACCTCACCGACAAGCAGCGCAATCAGCTGCTGGAGGAGATGACTGATTCCGTCGCCGACCTGGTGTTGCATAACAACTACGACCAGACGCGCGCCTTGTCGATGGCGGAATACCAGGTGGGCGAACGCCTGGACGAATACCGCCGCACCATCAACGCGCTGGAGGGCGAAGGGCGCCTGAACCGCGCGCTGGAATTCATCCCCGACAACGAGCAGATCTCCGAGCGCCAGAACAAGGGCCAGAACCTGACCCGGCCGGAGCTGTCGGTGCTGATCTCCTACGTCAAGGTAAAGCTCAAAGAAGGGCTGTTGGCGGCAGAGATTACCGATAATGCGTACGTGCAGGAGTCGGTCGAGTCTGCCTTCCCGCAAGAACTGGTGGCCCGCTATCACGACATGGTTTACGACCACCCGCTGCGCCGCCAGATCGTCTCCACCCAGGTGGCCAACGAGATGGTCAACAACATGGGGATCACCTTTTACGACCGCATCAGCGGCGCCACCGGTGCCGATATCAATGCGGTGGCGGCCGCCTATATCAGCGCGCGCGATGTCTACCTGATGGACGAGTTCCAGGAGCAGGTGGCGGCGCTCGATTACAAGGTGCCGGCGAGTCTGCAGTTGGAGCTGACCAGCTCCATGATCGGCCGGGTGCGCCGCGCCAGCCGCTGGTTTGTGCGCAATCGCCGCGGCGAGCTGGATCCGGCGCACAACCGCGATATGTTCCAGGACTCGGTGCAGCGCGTGATCAAGGCGCTGCCGGACGTGTTGTCCGGCGAGCCGCTGCAGGAGTGGGAATCCCGCTACCGCAGCCTGCAGGAGGCCCAGGTGCCGGAGAAGATGGCGCTGCTGGCGGCGTCGCCGACTTATCTGTATTCCGCTCTCGGCATCTCCGAATCCGCCCATGTCAGTGCGCGGCCGGTGGAAGAGGTGGCCAGCATCTATTTCCGCCTGGCCGATACGCTCGACCTGCACTGGTTCGGCAACCGGATCATCGATCTGCCGGTGGAGAGCTTCTGGCAGGCCCAGGCGCGCGAGACCAGCATGGACGACCTCGATAACCAGCTGTCCAGCCTCGCGGTGAACATTCTGCGCCTGGCTGGCGACGCCGGACTGGATGTAGATGGCGCAATGCTGCGTTGGGGCGCTATCATGGCGCCCGCCATCCAGCGCTGGATCAGCCTGCTGACCGAATTGAAGGCGGCACCGGTGGGCGATTTCGCCATGTTCACCGTCGCCCTGCGCGAGCTGATGTACCTGGCCAACGCCACCGCCGACCGGGAATCGCTGGCGGAATAA
- a CDS encoding quinone-dependent dihydroorotate dehydrogenase, with product MYSYLRKALFALDPERAHHLTLDAIGAAERLGLASLLAKPVADDPVELMGLTLPNPVGLAAGLDKNAQAFNGLGALGFGFVEVGTVTPRPQPGNPQPRLFRIPEAEAIVNRMGFNNEGVDYLVARVKRRRYSGVLGINVGKNFDTPVERAADDYCLCMEKVYPYADYITANVSSPNTKGLRDLQFGDSLNRLLEAIKEKQQKLAAASDRYVPLAVKIAPDMDAEAIAQIAEALVEFGIDGVIATNTTIDKSAVAGLPHGDEAGGLSGRPLANRSTEVIAQLAAQLKGRLPIIGVGGIFDGESAAEKIRAGATAVQIYTGFIYRGPEVIREAAEAIALERRRGTAG from the coding sequence ATGTATTCATATCTGCGCAAGGCCTTGTTTGCGCTGGACCCGGAAAGGGCCCACCACCTTACACTCGATGCCATCGGCGCGGCCGAGCGCCTCGGTTTGGCCTCACTGCTGGCCAAGCCGGTTGCCGATGACCCGGTCGAACTGATGGGCCTGACACTGCCGAATCCGGTGGGGCTGGCCGCCGGGCTGGATAAGAATGCCCAGGCCTTCAATGGCCTTGGTGCGCTGGGATTCGGTTTCGTCGAGGTGGGCACGGTGACGCCGCGACCGCAGCCGGGCAACCCGCAGCCGCGCCTGTTCCGCATCCCCGAAGCGGAAGCCATTGTCAATCGCATGGGCTTTAACAACGAGGGTGTCGACTATCTGGTGGCGCGGGTCAAGCGCCGTCGCTACAGCGGTGTACTGGGTATCAACGTGGGCAAGAATTTCGATACCCCGGTGGAGCGGGCCGCCGACGACTACTGCCTGTGCATGGAGAAGGTTTACCCCTACGCGGATTACATCACCGCCAATGTCTCCTCTCCCAACACCAAGGGCCTGCGCGACCTGCAGTTTGGCGACAGCCTCAACCGGCTGCTCGAGGCGATCAAGGAAAAGCAGCAAAAACTGGCTGCAGCCAGCGACCGCTATGTGCCGCTGGCAGTGAAGATCGCTCCGGATATGGACGCCGAGGCCATCGCGCAGATTGCCGAGGCACTGGTGGAATTCGGTATCGACGGCGTTATCGCCACCAACACCACCATCGACAAGTCTGCGGTGGCCGGGCTGCCCCACGGCGACGAAGCGGGCGGTCTGAGTGGCCGGCCACTGGCGAACCGCTCGACAGAAGTAATCGCGCAGCTGGCGGCACAGCTCAAGGGGCGCCTGCCGATTATCGGCGTCGGCGGTATCTTTGACGGCGAGAGCGCCGCGGAGAAGATTCGCGCGGGTGCCACGGCGGTACAGATCTATACGGGCTTCATCTATCGCGGACCGGAAGTGATTCGCGAGGCGGCTGAAGCCATCGCGTTGGAGCGCCGCCGCGGCACTGCCGGTTGA
- a CDS encoding ribosome modulation factor gives MKRQKRNHTERAFYKGYLAAMNNKAEDSCPFVNGNSHQEWINGWREGREDYWNGLDETTKAQKLEIYRTVSTNIHYPDGWSTI, from the coding sequence ATGAAACGCCAAAAACGCAATCATACCGAGAGAGCATTCTACAAAGGCTACCTGGCAGCCATGAACAACAAGGCCGAGGACAGTTGCCCGTTTGTCAACGGCAATTCCCACCAGGAATGGATCAACGGCTGGCGCGAAGGACGCGAGGATTACTGGAACGGACTCGACGAGACCACCAAGGCACAAAAACTGGAAATTTACCGGACGGTATCCACCAATATTCACTACCCGGACGGCTGGAGCACCATCTGA
- the rlmKL gene encoding bifunctional 23S rRNA (guanine(2069)-N(7))-methyltransferase RlmK/23S rRNA (guanine(2445)-N(2))-methyltransferase RlmL: MSDSNAENLEFTATCPKGLEGLLAEELRALGAQDMAEQPAAVHFRGPLLLAYRCCLWSRLANRILLRLAHRGIADADDLYRAVAALPWEDHINPTGRLWLQFSGTNRAIRNSQFGAQKAKDAVVDRLREKTGARPVVEKQNPDLTVALRLHRDKLDIAIDLSGDSLHRRGYRTHIGAAPLKENLAAALLLRAGWPQIAAEGGALLDPMCGSGTILIEGAMMAADIAPGLLRDGFGFERWLGHQSDIWLQLREEALERRRAGLERDLPEIRGYDADAKVLFAAEANIARAGLERQVRVSCRPVAAFKVPSHREIRSGLVLTNPPYGERLGEQEALRETYAELGRQLKQEFPGWLAGIFTGNPELGFATGLRSHKQYQLYNGSIPSQLLLFRLREHAEQGRAETAPKLSAEAQMVANRLRKNLRTTGKWAQKNDIDCYRLYDADLPEYAAAVDLYRSAEGVLHAHVQEYRAPASIPEDKARARLRDLVRALRDVLEIPPARISIKERRRQSHKGGGQYQKRAEGKPGGEEFWVREYGAELEVNLRDYLDTGLFLDHRPVRQYLRAHARGKTFLNLFCYTATATVQAALGGCAQSTSVDMSKTYQAWSARNFRRNGLDPYRHQLVEADCLQWLESAQQNRRGHYDLIFLDPPSFSNSAKMHGVLDIQRDHGKLIRQCMALLAPGGEMVFSNNLRSFKMDADVRSEFAVERLEMLDRDFQRNPKIHNVWKIQR; the protein is encoded by the coding sequence TTGTCTGATTCGAACGCTGAAAATCTCGAGTTCACCGCCACCTGTCCCAAGGGGCTGGAGGGCCTGCTGGCCGAAGAGCTGCGCGCGCTGGGCGCGCAGGATATGGCCGAGCAGCCGGCGGCGGTGCATTTCCGCGGCCCGCTGCTGCTGGCCTATCGCTGCTGCCTGTGGAGTCGCCTGGCCAACCGCATATTGCTGCGCCTCGCCCATCGCGGGATCGCCGATGCGGACGACCTGTACCGCGCGGTGGCGGCGCTGCCGTGGGAAGACCATATCAATCCCACCGGGCGCCTGTGGCTGCAGTTCTCCGGTACCAACCGCGCCATCCGCAACAGCCAGTTCGGCGCGCAGAAAGCCAAGGACGCGGTGGTGGACCGGTTGCGTGAGAAAACCGGTGCCCGCCCGGTGGTGGAAAAGCAAAACCCGGATCTGACCGTGGCCCTGCGGCTGCACCGGGACAAGCTGGATATCGCCATCGACCTGAGCGGTGACAGCCTGCACCGGCGCGGCTACCGCACGCATATCGGCGCCGCGCCACTGAAGGAAAACCTGGCGGCGGCGCTGCTGTTGCGCGCCGGCTGGCCGCAGATCGCCGCCGAGGGTGGGGCGCTGCTGGATCCGATGTGCGGTTCCGGCACCATCCTGATCGAGGGGGCGATGATGGCCGCGGATATCGCCCCCGGATTGCTACGTGACGGTTTCGGTTTCGAGCGCTGGCTCGGCCACCAGTCGGATATCTGGCTGCAGCTGCGCGAGGAGGCGCTGGAGCGCCGCCGCGCGGGGCTGGAGCGCGACTTGCCCGAAATCCGCGGCTATGACGCCGATGCCAAGGTGCTGTTTGCCGCGGAGGCGAATATCGCCCGCGCCGGCCTCGAGCGCCAGGTGCGGGTCAGCTGCCGGCCGGTTGCCGCCTTCAAGGTCCCCAGCCATCGTGAAATCAGGTCCGGCCTGGTGCTGACCAACCCGCCTTATGGCGAGCGTCTGGGCGAACAGGAAGCGCTGCGCGAAACCTACGCCGAGCTGGGGCGCCAGCTCAAGCAGGAGTTTCCCGGCTGGCTCGCCGGTATCTTTACCGGCAACCCGGAACTGGGCTTTGCCACCGGGCTGCGCTCGCACAAGCAGTACCAGCTGTACAACGGCAGTATTCCGAGTCAGCTGCTGCTGTTCCGCCTGCGCGAACACGCCGAGCAGGGCCGCGCAGAGACTGCGCCGAAGTTGTCCGCCGAGGCGCAGATGGTTGCCAACCGGTTGCGCAAGAACCTGCGCACCACCGGCAAGTGGGCGCAGAAAAATGACATCGACTGCTACCGCCTGTATGACGCCGACCTGCCGGAATACGCCGCCGCGGTCGACTTGTACCGCTCGGCGGAAGGCGTGTTGCACGCCCATGTACAGGAGTACCGCGCGCCTGCCAGCATTCCCGAGGACAAGGCGCGCGCGCGCCTGCGCGACCTGGTGCGCGCGCTGCGCGACGTGCTGGAAATTCCACCGGCGCGCATCAGCATCAAGGAGCGCCGCCGCCAGAGCCACAAGGGCGGCGGCCAGTACCAGAAGCGCGCCGAGGGCAAACCGGGTGGTGAGGAGTTCTGGGTGCGCGAATACGGCGCCGAGCTGGAAGTGAATCTGCGCGATTACCTGGATACCGGCCTGTTCCTGGATCACCGGCCGGTGCGCCAGTACCTGCGCGCGCACGCGCGGGGCAAGACCTTCCTGAACCTGTTCTGCTACACCGCGACCGCCACCGTGCAGGCGGCACTGGGTGGCTGCGCGCAAAGTACCAGCGTCGATATGTCGAAGACCTACCAGGCGTGGAGTGCGCGCAATTTCCGCCGCAACGGGCTCGATCCCTATCGCCACCAGCTGGTGGAGGCGGACTGCCTGCAGTGGCTCGAATCCGCGCAGCAGAACCGCCGCGGACACTACGACCTGATCTTCCTCGATCCGCCCAGTTTCTCCAATTCGGCCAAAATGCACGGTGTGCTGGATATCCAGCGGGACCATGGCAAGCTAATCCGCCAGTGTATGGCGTTACTGGCGCCGGGTGGTGAAATGGTGTTTTCCAACAATCTGCGCAGTTTCAAGATGGACGCGGATGTGCGAAGCGAGTTTGCCGTGGAGCGGCTGGAGATGCTGGACCGGGATTTCCAGCGCAATCCGAAGATTCACAATGTGTGGAAAATCCAGCGGTAA